From the genome of Solanum stenotomum isolate F172 chromosome 5, ASM1918654v1, whole genome shotgun sequence:
GGATAACCAGTAAGTTCAAGTCCCAAAACCAGTTCTTGAAATTGATCTTTCTTAAGATTACATTCACTACCAAATGCACACAAAATAACCgtcttttctttgaatttttcgaGCCATTTTGACCAATTTTCCTCTGTATTTGAACTCTCTATTGGTTCGGGCAAGACTGGCCCGGCTAACACAACTGGTTTATTGAACTTATGCTCAACAAATTCACAAGAAGGTCCTTCTATTTCTCGAGTAGTTTTGAATGCAATGGCATCCCCGTCTTGAAAAGCCAAAAGCAAACGTTGAGTGAACGAAACAGAGCCAGAGCCAGAACCAGAACCCATCGAATGTAGAGCTACGATTAAACGAGCTTCATGTTTGTGGAGTTTGATTGATGAATCAATAGGAAAACCAGGTGGAGGTTCCATCATTTCAGCTTCTGAAGATGGATTTTCGCCACGCATAAGATAACCAACAGATGATGGAGTAATAGAACAGTAATGCACAGACTTAACTTTGTATTTTCGAGCAATGGATGGAACCCAATAAGCAAAATCATAGAAAATGAAATGGGGTTTGATTTCTTGAATTAAAGACTCAATCTTTGGTAATGTAAGATCCAATGCTTGACAAAGAAGATTCTGATTGAAAATAGGAACATCTGAAGTTGTTTCAGCTCCAAGTGGGAGTCCATCAACATGTGGAACTGTGacggatttgaagtttatgagttcAGGATAACGATTGAATTTTTCTAATTTGGAAAGTGTGTTTGTAGGATGGACAAAGAAAATTTTGTGGCCTCTATGTGCAAGTTTGTTGGATAGATGAAGAAATGAAGTAAGATGCCCCATGGCATACCATGGATACATAATAAAAGTTAATTTCTTGTCCTCCATTTTATCTTCTTTGATCTGCAAATCAACAATTTCGTATCagagtttaagttttatatACTGACAGTGTAAATTATTTACTCAATCAGACCGCTTATAATGTAAATTACAAGTAAATATGTTGATAAGCATTAATCACCTTTTTCTAGAAAATTCATgtgctaatacacacgaaaagtTCAGATAATCATGAATATGCATTTCAAGActccaaaacactaaaataaGAAATGTGACTTAAATTCTTTGTATCAAAAAACAAGACTAGAAGTTAGAAATTAGAACTACTCGTcactttttaacaaaaaataattaaatgggAGTACTTTGTACTAACACATCACTGCCATAGTTGCACAAACAAAAAGTATTAGTACTATCTAGTAAGTGAGCTTCATATGGTTCATTCTAATGAATTTGCACTCCACAAATGCAACAATTAACCGATCTGAGGTGGAGCCAGAATTTTTAGTTTGCAGGTTTTTGAGcacaattatttttgtttactaGGTTCTTTataggagatttttttttaacacaaatacaaatattgagCTAAAACTATTGA
Proteins encoded in this window:
- the LOC125865379 gene encoding cyanidin 3-O-galactoside 2''-O-xylosyltransferase FGGT1-like is translated as MEDKKLTFIMYPWYAMGHLTSFLHLSNKLAHRGHKIFFVHPTNTLSKLEKFNRYPELINFKSVTVPHVDGLPLGAETTSDVPIFNQNLLCQALDLTLPKIESLIQEIKPHFIFYDFAYWVPSIARKYKVKSVHYCSITPSSVGYLMRGENPSSEAEMMEPPPGFPIDSSIKLHKHEARLIVALHSMGSGSGSGSVSFTQRLLLAFQDGDAIAFKTTREIEGPSCEFVEHKFNKPVVLAGPVLPEPIESSNTEENWSKWLEKFKEKTVILCAFGSECNLKKDQFQELVLGLELTGYPFFAALKPPIEVETIKEALPEGFKERTQGKGIVHSGWAEQQLMLSHPSVGCFVTHCGGNSLSEAMINECQLVLVPNFGDQFINSRLFGGDLKAGVEVERNEENGSFTKDGVCKAIKMVMNDESEEGRKIRANRAKWREFLLGKGLEDSYIDALVQKLQCLL